The following coding sequences lie in one Halorussus vallis genomic window:
- a CDS encoding sulfatase gives MTDRSVVLITVDCLRSDHVGCYGYDRPTTPNVDAFAEDATLFERSFSNGPGTRWALQTIHAGVWPDQIDGLGIPEQRGVALAEHFKEAGYATGGFGKNGFLTRDYNYHKAFDTYYGVREFKDHPLKRTGVAIDDKLKSDFLREKVLSPMHDLLKKAQSSEDGQYRPHTTDEEVCGHALDWIRRKKASDEPYFAWVHLMDAHTPYGRYDKHLEALRGDTDVEHVIDPHGVVNRGDPEIQPKVRDAYDAGIRSADEQIGRLLAAVSDDATVAITGDHGEEFGRYKGFHQASLYSSMTRVPLVVRGPDFDAERVDAYPVQHLDIPPTLLAAAGGSPPNHWVGDALQDPDRGSDAPIHFSLTDPDPEQGVRVGEWKYIRYEDTGREELYRGSYDEPDDENLADERPEKLAELRELAADHAEWMAKKRVGEATAGLEEGKDDLSNAVRNNLEELGYIE, from the coding sequence ATGACCGACCGTTCAGTCGTCCTGATAACCGTCGACTGTCTGCGGAGCGACCACGTCGGCTGTTACGGCTACGACCGACCGACCACGCCCAACGTCGACGCGTTCGCCGAAGACGCGACCCTGTTCGAGCGGAGTTTCTCGAACGGTCCCGGCACGCGCTGGGCGCTCCAGACCATCCACGCCGGGGTGTGGCCCGACCAGATAGACGGCCTGGGCATCCCCGAACAGCGCGGCGTCGCGCTCGCCGAGCACTTCAAGGAGGCCGGCTACGCCACCGGCGGCTTCGGCAAGAACGGCTTTCTCACCCGGGACTATAACTACCACAAGGCGTTCGACACCTACTACGGCGTCCGGGAGTTCAAAGACCACCCACTCAAGCGCACCGGGGTCGCCATCGACGACAAACTCAAGAGCGACTTCCTGCGCGAGAAGGTGCTCTCGCCGATGCACGACCTGCTCAAGAAGGCCCAGTCGAGCGAAGACGGCCAGTACCGGCCCCACACCACCGACGAGGAGGTCTGCGGCCACGCGCTCGACTGGATTCGCCGGAAGAAGGCGAGCGACGAACCGTACTTCGCGTGGGTCCACCTGATGGACGCCCACACGCCCTACGGTCGGTACGACAAGCATCTGGAGGCGCTCCGGGGCGACACCGACGTCGAACACGTCATCGACCCCCACGGCGTCGTGAACCGGGGCGACCCCGAGATTCAGCCGAAAGTGCGGGACGCCTACGACGCGGGCATCCGGAGCGCCGACGAGCAAATCGGCCGCCTGCTCGCGGCCGTGAGCGACGACGCGACCGTGGCCATCACCGGCGACCACGGCGAGGAGTTCGGCCGGTACAAGGGCTTCCACCAGGCGTCGCTGTACAGCAGCATGACCCGGGTCCCGCTGGTCGTCCGCGGACCGGACTTCGACGCCGAACGGGTCGACGCGTATCCGGTCCAGCACCTCGACATCCCGCCGACGCTGCTGGCGGCGGCGGGCGGGTCGCCCCCGAACCACTGGGTCGGCGACGCGCTCCAGGACCCCGACCGCGGCAGCGACGCCCCCATCCACTTCAGCCTCACCGACCCCGACCCCGAGCAGGGGGTGCGGGTCGGCGAGTGGAAGTACATCCGCTACGAGGACACCGGCCGCGAGGAACTCTACCGGGGGAGCTACGACGAACCCGACGACGAGAACCTCGCCGACGAGCGCCCCGAGAAACTGGCCGAACTCCGCGAACTGGCCGCCGACCACGCCGAGTGGATGGCGAAAAAGCGGGTCGGCGAGGCGACCGCGGGGCTCGAAGAGGGCAAGGACGACCTCTCGAACGCGGTCCGGAACAACCTCGAAGAACTGGGCTACATCGAGTAG
- a CDS encoding DUF1616 domain-containing protein produces MERHDWWFLDLMAVLAYAGVAAFAIRGGVEGLARVALVVPFVVFVPGYALVAAVYPRRSDPTAVPHFDDEAPPPDRYAVGGVERFALSVVVSVAVVPMVAAVANFTPWGITLFAVLAGVCIATAVFTLAAAVARLLATPEERFAISPWSLGRIGTVLFGPRRDDGTTVRALNVLLVVSMLLVVASAGYAATQEPKTDQFTELYLVSDDGGKKGSPPSYDGTLQRGQSQSYTVAIENREGEQTHYTVVIQLQRIETTDSGVRVKSADRLGTFEKTVGNRETYNHTHEVTPTAAGENLRIAYLLYKGDPPKNPTTENAYRVLDMPVNVSG; encoded by the coding sequence ATGGAACGACACGACTGGTGGTTTCTCGATCTCATGGCGGTCCTCGCCTACGCGGGGGTCGCCGCGTTCGCCATTCGGGGCGGCGTCGAGGGCCTCGCCCGCGTCGCGCTGGTGGTGCCGTTCGTCGTCTTCGTCCCCGGCTACGCGCTCGTCGCGGCCGTCTATCCGCGCCGGAGCGACCCGACGGCGGTGCCCCACTTCGACGACGAGGCCCCACCGCCGGACCGCTACGCGGTCGGCGGCGTCGAGCGGTTCGCGCTCTCGGTCGTGGTGAGCGTCGCCGTGGTCCCGATGGTCGCGGCGGTCGCCAACTTCACGCCGTGGGGTATCACGCTGTTCGCGGTGCTGGCCGGCGTCTGTATCGCGACGGCGGTGTTCACGCTCGCGGCCGCGGTCGCCCGACTGCTCGCGACGCCCGAAGAGCGGTTCGCGATCTCGCCGTGGTCGCTCGGCCGAATCGGGACGGTGCTGTTCGGCCCGCGCCGCGACGACGGGACGACCGTGCGCGCGCTCAACGTCCTGCTGGTCGTCTCGATGCTGTTGGTGGTCGCCAGCGCGGGCTACGCCGCGACTCAGGAACCCAAGACCGACCAGTTCACCGAACTCTACTTGGTCAGCGACGACGGCGGCAAGAAGGGGTCGCCGCCGTCCTACGACGGGACGCTGCAGCGGGGCCAGTCCCAATCGTACACCGTGGCCATCGAGAACCGCGAGGGCGAGCAGACGCACTACACCGTGGTGATTCAGCTCCAGCGAATCGAGACCACCGACTCCGGCGTGCGGGTGAAGTCGGCCGACCGACTCGGTACGTTCGAGAAGACGGTCGGGAACCGCGAGACGTACAACCACACCCACGAGGTTACGCCGACCGCCGCGGGCGAGAACCTCCGTATCGCTTACCTGCTCTACAAGGGCGACCCGCCGAAGAACCCGACGACGGAGAACGCCTACCGGGTCCTGGACATGCCGGTCAACGTCTCCGGGTGA
- a CDS encoding bacterio-opsin activator domain-containing protein, producing the protein MDSRSVLEETLDVVERIGSTGEPLTTGEVAAELACTRRATYDRLKRLAERGDLETKKVGARGRVWWRPVVESTVDAPDATDATDETGATSTSDRDEEETRFRAVFEEAFDAMLVADDDGEYVDVNPAACDLFGLEREDLLGRTIAEFAADGYDFEVAWESFRAGEQVHGTFPLRRADGTERVVEYAATPDVLPGRHLSVVRDITERERHRREVERQREQLTVLDHLNRVVREITDAVVDQSTRAEIERTVVEALAASDSYSFAWIADVDPKTETIRPRAEAGVEGYADDELVTADPDDPRGCGPGGEAIRTGEVRVVDDAFDDPEFAPWRDRADEYGFRSVAAIPVVFEGITYGLLCVYADRPAAFDSEEREVVSVLGEVVGHAIAAVERKQALMSDDVVEVEFRVRDVFDPVGIAADADDTDAAELSPPFDGSMTLDRTVPVGDEVYLEYGTATGEMRAVLDALVERLDHWTDLTFLDEAGGETAFELRLAEPSVVSAIASHGGSVERTVVGDGDFEVTVELPPSVDVRHVADAVESVYPHVELLTRRRVSRTASGPERHREFELGDLTERQRSALEVAYRTGYFEWPRRSSGEEVADSLGVSSSTFHQHVRRAEQRLLAALFDE; encoded by the coding sequence ATGGATTCGCGGAGCGTCCTGGAGGAGACGCTGGACGTGGTCGAGCGAATCGGTTCGACCGGCGAACCGCTCACGACCGGAGAAGTGGCCGCCGAACTGGCCTGCACGCGCCGGGCGACGTACGACCGCCTCAAACGACTGGCCGAGCGCGGCGACCTCGAAACGAAGAAGGTCGGCGCTCGCGGCCGAGTGTGGTGGCGACCGGTCGTCGAATCGACGGTCGACGCGCCAGACGCGACCGATGCGACCGACGAAACGGGCGCGACTTCGACGTCGGACCGCGACGAGGAGGAAACGCGATTTCGCGCGGTGTTCGAGGAGGCGTTCGACGCCATGCTCGTCGCCGACGACGACGGCGAGTACGTCGACGTCAACCCGGCCGCCTGCGACCTGTTCGGCCTGGAGCGCGAGGACTTGCTAGGACGGACCATCGCGGAGTTCGCCGCCGACGGCTACGACTTCGAGGTGGCCTGGGAGTCGTTCAGGGCGGGCGAGCAGGTCCACGGGACCTTCCCCCTGCGGCGGGCCGATGGGACCGAACGCGTCGTCGAGTACGCCGCGACCCCGGACGTGCTCCCCGGCCGGCATCTCTCGGTGGTCAGGGACATCACCGAACGAGAGCGCCACCGCCGGGAAGTCGAGCGCCAGCGCGAACAGTTGACGGTGCTCGACCACCTCAACCGGGTCGTCCGCGAGATCACCGACGCGGTCGTCGACCAGTCGACCCGCGCAGAGATAGAGCGGACCGTGGTGGAGGCGCTGGCGGCCTCCGACTCCTACTCGTTCGCCTGGATAGCCGACGTGGACCCCAAGACCGAGACGATTCGACCGCGGGCCGAGGCGGGCGTCGAGGGCTACGCCGACGACGAGTTGGTCACGGCCGACCCCGACGACCCGCGGGGGTGCGGGCCGGGCGGCGAAGCGATTCGGACCGGCGAGGTGCGGGTCGTCGACGACGCGTTCGACGACCCCGAGTTCGCCCCGTGGCGCGACCGCGCCGACGAGTACGGCTTCCGGTCGGTCGCGGCCATCCCGGTCGTCTTCGAGGGTATCACCTACGGCTTGCTGTGCGTCTACGCCGACCGCCCGGCCGCCTTCGACAGCGAGGAGCGCGAGGTCGTCTCGGTGCTCGGGGAAGTCGTCGGCCATGCCATCGCCGCCGTCGAGCGCAAACAGGCGCTGATGAGCGACGACGTCGTGGAGGTCGAGTTCCGGGTCCGCGACGTGTTCGACCCGGTCGGAATCGCCGCCGACGCGGACGACACCGACGCCGCCGAACTCTCCCCGCCCTTCGACGGGTCGATGACGCTCGACCGGACGGTTCCGGTCGGCGACGAGGTCTACCTCGAATACGGCACCGCCACCGGCGAGATGCGGGCGGTGCTCGACGCGTTGGTCGAGCGACTCGACCACTGGACCGACCTGACCTTCCTCGACGAAGCGGGCGGCGAAACCGCCTTCGAACTCCGACTCGCCGAACCGTCGGTCGTCTCGGCCATCGCGTCCCACGGCGGGTCGGTCGAGCGGACGGTCGTCGGCGACGGCGACTTCGAGGTGACGGTCGAACTCCCGCCCAGCGTGGACGTTCGCCACGTCGCCGACGCGGTCGAGTCGGTGTACCCCCACGTCGAACTGCTGACACGGCGACGGGTATCCCGCACCGCGTCGGGCCCCGAGCGACACCGCGAATTCGAGTTGGGCGACCTGACCGAACGCCAGCGGAGTGCGCTGGAGGTGGCCTATCGGACTGGGTACTTCGAGTGGCCGCGCCGCAGTTCCGGCGAGGAGGTCGCCGACTCGCTCGGCGTCAGCTCTTCGACGTTCCACCAGCACGTCCGGCGGGCCGAGCAGCGCCTGTTGGCGGCGCTGTTCGACGAGTGA
- a CDS encoding DUF7344 domain-containing protein: MVTILGKDGDAIGEQAVFELLRTAEEAASLDVLFEALADSRRRHVLSILLDRPTPLDVETLARAVAAREAVATAADPPDDVVRRVQVSLHHVHLPKLADTGVVEYDYERGAVAVGEEMDAVSPLAGE; encoded by the coding sequence GTGGTTACAATCTTGGGGAAGGACGGAGATGCGATCGGAGAACAGGCGGTGTTCGAACTCCTCCGAACGGCGGAGGAGGCGGCTTCGCTCGACGTGCTGTTCGAGGCGCTCGCCGACTCCCGTCGGCGTCACGTCCTCTCGATTCTGCTCGACCGTCCGACGCCGCTCGACGTCGAAACGCTCGCCCGCGCCGTCGCCGCGAGGGAAGCGGTCGCGACCGCCGCCGACCCGCCGGACGACGTCGTCCGCCGAGTCCAGGTTTCGCTACACCACGTCCACCTGCCGAAACTGGCCGACACGGGCGTGGTCGAGTACGACTACGAGCGTGGCGCGGTCGCCGTAGGGGAGGAGATGGACGCGGTATCGCCGCTGGCGGGGGAGTAG
- a CDS encoding universal stress protein — protein sequence MTRRILVPFNESPRSKRALEYVCATFPDADVTVLYVVDSLTDDTASIGWGNTPNQYEDWVTDRIGYADTVFETARGIADEYGVSVTPALAMGRVHRAIIDRYEDGDFDLVVMGGHVRRRAVDLLMGDVAERLLRTSSVPVAIVRTDMQPRLHRDRDAGESNPRRILVPYNGTDTARRALEYACETFADEEITVMYVDTQSDESLALNWDDDSTHVGDWFEKHERRAEELFDEAREIAADRGASVSSVLGFGPFYRAIREYSEENQVDLVVAGARDRGGVRRYIFETPLAKVLHSSTVPVAVIQAPRAGE from the coding sequence ATGACCCGCCGAATTCTGGTCCCGTTCAACGAGTCACCGCGGTCGAAGCGAGCCCTGGAGTACGTCTGCGCGACGTTCCCCGACGCCGACGTGACGGTCCTGTACGTCGTCGACTCGCTCACCGACGACACCGCCTCCATCGGGTGGGGCAACACCCCCAACCAGTACGAGGACTGGGTCACCGACCGCATCGGGTACGCCGACACCGTCTTCGAGACGGCCCGAGGCATCGCCGACGAGTACGGCGTCTCGGTGACCCCGGCGCTCGCGATGGGCCGAGTCCACCGGGCGATAATCGACCGCTACGAGGACGGCGACTTCGACCTGGTCGTGATGGGCGGCCACGTCAGGCGGCGCGCCGTCGACCTGCTGATGGGCGACGTCGCCGAGCGACTCCTCCGGACCTCCTCGGTTCCGGTCGCCATCGTCCGGACCGACATGCAACCGCGACTCCACCGCGACCGCGACGCCGGCGAGTCGAACCCGCGGCGCATCCTCGTCCCGTACAACGGCACCGACACCGCCAGGCGCGCGCTGGAGTACGCCTGCGAGACGTTCGCCGACGAGGAGATAACGGTGATGTACGTCGACACCCAGTCCGACGAGAGCCTCGCGCTGAACTGGGACGACGACTCGACCCACGTCGGCGACTGGTTCGAGAAGCACGAGCGCCGGGCCGAGGAACTGTTCGACGAGGCCCGCGAGATCGCGGCCGACCGCGGCGCGAGCGTCTCCTCGGTGCTCGGGTTCGGCCCCTTCTACCGGGCGATTCGGGAGTACAGCGAGGAGAACCAGGTCGACCTGGTCGTGGCCGGCGCGCGCGACCGCGGCGGGGTCAGACGCTACATCTTCGAGACGCCGCTGGCGAAGGTGCTGCACTCCTCGACGGTCCCGGTCGCCGTGATTCAGGCGCCGCGTGCGGGCGAGTGA
- a CDS encoding metal-dependent hydrolase, with the protein MFPWEHVAFGYLCYSVLAHLLGRTPSDGAAVAVVVATLGPDVVDKTLSWVLNVFPQGYSVAHSVFTAVGLTALVIVAAERRDRPLTGVAFGVAYLSHLVGDVVYPVAFGDPIRFEKVLWPLVKLPAYEREVSALERFLYYTDRYLEQLVALEPDPFLLGEFGFLFAAFALWVYDGAPGLAGLWTLVAPDPDERAA; encoded by the coding sequence ATGTTCCCCTGGGAACACGTCGCCTTCGGCTACCTGTGCTACTCGGTGCTCGCCCACCTGCTCGGACGGACGCCCAGCGACGGCGCCGCGGTCGCGGTGGTGGTCGCCACGCTCGGCCCGGACGTGGTCGACAAGACGCTCTCGTGGGTCCTCAACGTCTTCCCGCAGGGCTACTCGGTCGCCCACTCGGTGTTCACCGCGGTCGGCCTCACCGCCCTCGTCATCGTGGCCGCTGAGCGTCGCGACCGCCCGCTGACAGGCGTCGCGTTCGGCGTCGCCTACCTCTCGCACCTCGTCGGCGACGTGGTCTACCCCGTCGCGTTCGGCGACCCGATACGGTTCGAGAAGGTGCTGTGGCCGCTGGTGAAACTTCCGGCCTACGAGCGGGAGGTCAGCGCCCTCGAGCGGTTCCTCTACTACACCGACCGCTACCTCGAACAGTTGGTCGCGCTGGAACCGGACCCGTTCCTCCTCGGGGAGTTCGGGTTCCTGTTCGCGGCGTTCGCGCTGTGGGTCTACGACGGCGCGCCCG
- a CDS encoding asparagine synthase-related protein — translation MNKELFGVFGDRATFRDHRSDREFDRVVSGDAMTVGVRDVGLNIPGRSATYEGDRGCCVVWGEAYVPDRRATNAARWLYERYAEEGRSALAHLNGSYLAAVDHDGEAVVATDPIRSWECFYTDEADQRVFGSDSVAVARAIDEPRIDKRSLLEFVYIGVVLGTGTMFEHLERVPFDGYLRPDDAGELDRFVYDPRPADEFDPVEELADRLRAALARRSRQPGTKGMLLSGGYDSRLILSQVPDVERCYTVGDPSAQEVAVARKIADQYDAEHVAFEPNDRYIHPGEEKTRYSQGIKESLHVHHAGYDDEMEADTMYHGLLCDIYLCGHFVERRSLDVLGKEIPLGGLDPDPDPVEVLLDRFGYSPDQSEQFAEVARVDDRSPAEFVREAVAEEFEKGWSRATGTQNAIDLCGVRNQPSIPFRAHLADNYLESFFVADTGLLNWHLQTPPEHRSKETFVEACRRLDPDILRHRPPDRPHDSQLLNEAERFVRRKLPFVTPFESAWPDRRELYDRHDMDAKLFPAQEYLHDLPVREKLRLNDVRSWMDRCLDVPVSATQVVQES, via the coding sequence ATGAACAAGGAACTATTCGGGGTCTTCGGCGACCGCGCGACGTTCCGCGACCACCGGTCGGACCGGGAGTTCGACCGCGTCGTCTCGGGCGACGCGATGACCGTCGGCGTCCGGGACGTGGGGCTGAACATCCCCGGGCGGAGCGCGACCTACGAGGGCGACCGGGGCTGTTGCGTCGTCTGGGGCGAGGCCTACGTGCCCGACCGGCGCGCGACCAACGCGGCCCGGTGGCTGTACGAGCGCTACGCCGAGGAGGGACGGTCGGCGCTCGCCCACCTCAACGGGTCGTATCTGGCGGCGGTCGACCACGACGGCGAGGCGGTGGTCGCGACCGACCCCATCCGGTCGTGGGAGTGTTTCTACACCGACGAGGCCGACCAACGGGTGTTCGGTTCGGACTCGGTGGCGGTCGCGCGGGCCATCGACGAACCCCGCATCGACAAGCGGTCGCTGCTGGAGTTCGTCTACATCGGGGTCGTCCTCGGGACCGGGACGATGTTCGAGCACCTCGAACGGGTCCCGTTCGACGGCTACCTCCGACCCGACGACGCGGGCGAACTCGACCGGTTCGTCTACGACCCGCGGCCGGCCGACGAGTTCGACCCCGTCGAGGAACTCGCCGACCGCCTCCGGGCCGCGCTGGCGCGCCGGAGCCGCCAGCCGGGAACCAAGGGGATGTTGCTCTCGGGCGGCTACGACTCGCGGCTCATCCTCTCGCAGGTACCCGACGTCGAGCGGTGTTACACGGTCGGCGACCCGAGCGCCCAGGAGGTCGCGGTCGCCCGGAAGATCGCGGACCAGTACGACGCCGAACACGTCGCGTTCGAGCCCAACGACCGGTACATCCACCCCGGCGAGGAGAAGACCCGCTACTCCCAAGGCATCAAGGAGTCGCTGCACGTCCACCACGCGGGCTACGACGACGAGATGGAGGCCGACACGATGTACCACGGCCTGCTCTGCGACATCTACCTCTGCGGCCACTTCGTCGAGCGCCGGAGTCTCGACGTGCTCGGCAAGGAGATTCCCCTCGGCGGTCTTGACCCCGACCCGGACCCCGTCGAGGTGCTGCTCGACCGGTTCGGTTACTCGCCCGACCAGAGCGAGCAGTTCGCCGAGGTCGCCCGCGTCGACGACCGCTCGCCCGCGGAGTTCGTCCGCGAAGCGGTCGCTGAGGAGTTCGAGAAGGGGTGGTCACGCGCGACCGGAACCCAGAACGCCATCGACCTCTGCGGGGTTCGCAACCAGCCCTCGATTCCGTTCCGCGCCCACCTCGCGGACAACTACCTCGAATCGTTCTTCGTCGCCGACACCGGCCTGCTGAACTGGCACCTCCAGACGCCGCCCGAACACCGGAGCAAGGAGACGTTCGTCGAGGCCTGCCGGCGACTCGACCCGGACATCCTCCGCCACCGGCCGCCGGACCGGCCCCACGACTCACAGCTACTCAACGAGGCCGAGCGGTTCGTCCGCCGGAAGCTCCCGTTCGTGACGCCGTTCGAGTCGGCGTGGCCCGACCGGCGCGAACTGTACGACCGCCACGACATGGACGCGAAGCTGTTCCCCGCCCAGGAGTACCTCCACGACCTTCCCGTCCGGGAAAAACTCCGGCTCAACGACGTGCGAAGTTGGATGGACCGGTGTCTCGACGTGCCGGTGAGCGCGACTCAGGTCGTCCAGGAGTCGTGA